The Pseudolabrys sp. FHR47 genome contains a region encoding:
- a CDS encoding peptidase U32 family protein: MTETNDYQRPELVCPAGTPAGLRTAVDAGADAVYCGLQNETNARNFPGLNFTPAELEQSLAYAHARGAKVLLAVNTFPPAGRFDLWREAIDLAARLGVDAVIVADIGVADYAAQTHPELRLHLSVQAGASSPEAIRFYCQQFGVKRVVLPRMLTVAEIAALHRQIPCEIEAFIFGNIGMMAEGRCSLTNYVTGISTNMDGVCSPAASVHYEQDARHTLTTRLGPVVIDRFIRGESAGYPTICKGRYLCSAQKDAYYAFEEPVSLNLTALLPDLMRAGVTALKIEGRQRSRAYVKDVVSAFRIAVDDLMAGREVPLAGLLALTEGRRETEGTFRSKKWR; encoded by the coding sequence ATGACGGAAACGAATGACTACCAGCGGCCTGAACTTGTGTGTCCGGCCGGCACGCCGGCAGGCCTGCGCACCGCGGTCGATGCCGGCGCCGATGCCGTCTATTGCGGCCTGCAGAACGAGACCAATGCGCGCAACTTTCCGGGGCTGAATTTCACCCCAGCCGAACTCGAACAGTCGCTGGCCTATGCCCATGCGCGCGGCGCCAAGGTGCTGCTGGCGGTCAATACATTCCCGCCGGCCGGCCGCTTCGATCTGTGGCGCGAGGCGATCGATCTGGCAGCGCGGCTCGGCGTCGATGCGGTGATCGTCGCCGACATCGGCGTCGCCGACTATGCGGCGCAAACGCATCCCGAGCTGCGCCTGCATCTGTCTGTACAGGCCGGCGCCTCCTCGCCCGAAGCGATCCGTTTTTACTGCCAGCAGTTCGGCGTCAAGCGGGTGGTGCTGCCGCGCATGCTGACGGTCGCGGAGATCGCGGCGCTGCACCGGCAGATCCCGTGCGAGATCGAAGCCTTCATCTTCGGCAATATCGGCATGATGGCCGAGGGCCGCTGCAGCCTCACCAATTACGTCACCGGCATTTCCACCAACATGGATGGCGTGTGCTCGCCGGCCGCCAGCGTGCACTACGAGCAGGACGCACGCCATACGCTGACGACGCGGCTCGGCCCGGTGGTAATCGACCGCTTCATTCGCGGCGAGAGCGCCGGCTATCCGACGATCTGCAAGGGCCGTTATCTCTGCAGCGCCCAGAAGGATGCCTATTACGCCTTCGAGGAGCCGGTCAGCCTCAATCTGACGGCGCTGCTGCCGGACCTGATGCGCGCCGGCGTCACCGCGCTCAAGATCGAGGGGCGGCAGCGCAGCCGCGCTTATGTGAAGGACGTGGTGTCCGCCTTCCGCATAGCCGTCGACGATCTGATGGCGGGCCGAGAGGTACCGCTGGCCGGCCTTCTCGCGCTCACCGAAGGCCGCCGCGAAACCGAAGGCACATTCCGGAGCAAGAAATGGCGATAG
- a CDS encoding DUF4170 domain-containing protein — MADQPAKQLLHLVIGGELTSLEGVEFKDLSKVDLVGVYPNYASAYAVWKAKAQQTVDNAQMRYFIVHLHRLLDPDKPEKRD; from the coding sequence ATGGCCGATCAGCCCGCCAAGCAACTTCTTCATCTGGTCATCGGCGGCGAACTGACCAGTTTGGAAGGCGTCGAATTCAAGGACCTGAGCAAGGTCGATCTGGTCGGCGTTTACCCGAACTACGCCTCAGCCTATGCGGTGTGGAAGGCCAAGGCCCAACAGACGGTGGACAACGCACAGATGCGCTACTTCATCGTGCACCTGCATCGCCTGCTCGATCCGGATAAGCCGGAGAAGCGCGATTAG
- a CDS encoding TetR/AcrR family transcriptional regulator, with product MSYIQAEYLQAPRTDGADDSAKRRQILDGARKVFLDRGFDAASMGDIAKAAGVSKGTLYVYFKDKDDLFDGMVRGECIMHLDGVFDFDHSDHNVEAVLFRHGKTFVKALATPQRLSSWRTVIAVAERMPDIGRRLYEAGPARSTASLAAYLKAMTEAGILKVDDYEVAAAQFIETCHAGMLKPLLFNFGSPPTEERIEHVVRIAVRTFMAAYRA from the coding sequence ATGAGCTACATCCAGGCAGAATACCTGCAGGCCCCCCGGACCGACGGGGCCGATGACAGCGCCAAGCGGCGCCAGATTCTGGACGGCGCCCGCAAGGTCTTCCTCGACCGCGGCTTCGACGCGGCCAGCATGGGGGACATTGCCAAGGCCGCCGGCGTCTCCAAGGGCACGCTTTACGTCTACTTCAAGGACAAGGACGACCTGTTCGACGGCATGGTGCGCGGCGAGTGCATCATGCACCTCGACGGCGTTTTCGATTTCGACCACAGCGATCATAACGTGGAAGCGGTGCTGTTCCGGCACGGCAAAACTTTCGTGAAGGCCCTCGCCACCCCCCAGCGCCTGTCGTCATGGCGCACCGTCATCGCGGTCGCGGAACGCATGCCAGACATCGGCCGCCGGCTTTACGAAGCCGGGCCGGCCCGCAGCACCGCAAGCTTGGCCGCCTACCTCAAGGCAATGACGGAAGCCGGCATCCTCAAGGTCGACGACTACGAGGTCGCAGCGGCGCAATTCATCGAGACCTGCCACGCCGGCATGTTGAAGCCATTGCTTTTCAATTTTGGCTCGCCGCCGACGGAGGAACGGATCGAGCACGTCGTCCGCATCGCGGTGCGCACCTTCATGGCCGCCTATCGCGCCTGA
- a CDS encoding U32 family peptidase, protein MAIAQAAPAGDVTLGPVLFNWAPEAWRDFYFRIADEAPVEAVYLGEIICSKRAPLFAPHMEAVAARLAAAGKAVVFSSLTEVMSKLDRKLVDSLSAGELVEANDASAFAYLHGRPHHIGPFINVYNERTLAVLARGGACNVCLPVELPATAIRALSGEARKLDVTVEVQVFGRLPLALSARCYHARAHGRTKDSCQFVCENDPDGLVLRTLENKPFLTVNGIQTLSYEYLDLSGDLATLQDMGIRRFRLSPHSCDMVAVATVFRDALHGRIDAHETQSKLEALKLEAPFVNGFFHGKAGTHWQAAARH, encoded by the coding sequence ATGGCGATAGCGCAAGCAGCGCCGGCAGGCGACGTGACCCTGGGTCCAGTGCTGTTCAACTGGGCGCCGGAAGCGTGGCGCGACTTCTATTTCCGCATCGCCGATGAGGCGCCGGTTGAGGCCGTCTATCTCGGCGAGATCATATGCTCGAAGCGCGCGCCATTGTTCGCACCGCACATGGAGGCCGTCGCGGCGCGGCTCGCCGCCGCCGGGAAGGCAGTCGTGTTCTCATCACTGACCGAAGTGATGTCGAAGCTCGACCGTAAGCTGGTGGACAGTCTCAGCGCCGGCGAACTGGTCGAGGCCAATGACGCCTCCGCCTTTGCTTACCTGCACGGCAGGCCGCATCACATCGGGCCCTTCATCAATGTCTACAACGAGCGCACGCTGGCCGTCCTGGCGCGCGGCGGCGCCTGCAATGTCTGTCTGCCGGTGGAGTTGCCGGCCACCGCCATCCGCGCGCTCAGCGGGGAGGCGCGCAAGCTCGATGTGACTGTGGAAGTACAAGTTTTCGGGCGTTTACCCTTGGCGCTGTCAGCGCGCTGTTATCACGCGCGCGCCCACGGCCGCACCAAGGATAGCTGTCAGTTCGTCTGCGAGAACGATCCCGACGGCCTGGTGCTGAGGACGCTGGAGAACAAGCCGTTCCTCACGGTGAACGGCATCCAGACCTTGTCCTATGAGTATCTCGACCTGAGCGGCGACCTCGCGACTCTGCAAGATATGGGCATCCGCCGCTTCCGCCTCTCGCCGCATAGCTGCGACATGGTTGCGGTCGCGACCGTCTTCCGCGACGCCCTCCATGGCCGGATCGACGCCCACGAGACGCAGTCAAAACTCGAAGCCCTCAAGCTCGAAGCGCCGTTCGTGAACGGCTTCTTCCACGGCAAGGCCGGCACGCACTGGCAGGCGGCGGCGAGGCACTAG
- a CDS encoding DUF6101 family protein, which produces MRSGGGPAGSSRQERLDPFALPVAFATSDASAGVRVVELHRERVVMRRSLAGMVMAINMPVSAYDGIALRLVRGRPGVAATAEVSLEHKDPGLTLSLYASEQGDEAIAEWRSWSEALGLPMLFSDDSGTRAAETHLGAVLVSRPRPRRRRHSSLRRRRPLFLTRRKAGRAADAMMIHRGEHEIIARN; this is translated from the coding sequence ATGCGAAGTGGCGGGGGTCCCGCCGGGTCGAGCCGTCAGGAGCGGCTCGACCCGTTCGCCCTGCCGGTGGCGTTTGCGACAAGCGACGCGTCGGCCGGGGTGCGGGTGGTTGAACTTCATCGAGAGCGCGTGGTCATGCGGCGGTCGCTCGCCGGCATGGTGATGGCGATCAATATGCCGGTGTCGGCGTATGACGGCATCGCGCTTCGGCTCGTGCGCGGCCGGCCCGGTGTGGCCGCGACCGCCGAGGTCTCGCTCGAGCACAAGGATCCGGGATTGACGCTTTCGCTTTATGCGTCCGAACAGGGCGACGAGGCGATTGCGGAATGGCGGAGCTGGAGCGAAGCGCTCGGCCTGCCGATGCTGTTCTCCGACGATAGCGGAACGCGCGCGGCCGAGACGCATCTTGGCGCCGTGCTTGTGTCGAGGCCGCGGCCCCGTCGCCGCCGTCATTCCTCGCTCAGGCGCCGCCGGCCGCTGTTCCTGACGCGCCGGAAGGCGGGCAGGGCGGCGGACGCAATGATGATCCATCGCGGCGAGCACGAGATCATCGCGCGCAACTGA
- a CDS encoding HlyD family secretion protein, translating to MSRRGEAEMKAGTAVDPSALTEPEVGGRGLRGVLKANRQRVLMGVAALAVAGLGWWGVSYVTTGRYLVSTDDAYVRADTTTLAAKVSGYVAQVTVGDNEYVRAGDVIARIDDGDYRLALESAREKVATQEATVARFGRQIEAQQAMVTQSQAQLTSAQAQAKRAQLELERQLKLAGNAFASQQTLEQAQSSRDQADASVAAANAAVVAAIANVDVLKAQQVEAARTLDELKTAQAKAERDLSFTEIRAPIDGVIGNRAAKVGDFMQTAQRFASLVPLDDVYIDANFKETQLTRLRPGQPVEVSVDALPEHDIEGTVASMSPASGSVFSLLPPDNATGNFTKIVQRIPVRIKVPADVANRKLLRPGMSVIVKVNTKSADKTSVADGRAWFAAKAADAPKQSALNEQSLRR from the coding sequence ATGTCCCGGCGTGGCGAGGCGGAAATGAAGGCGGGGACAGCGGTGGATCCGAGCGCGCTTACCGAGCCCGAAGTTGGGGGGCGCGGTTTGCGCGGTGTCCTGAAGGCCAATCGTCAACGCGTTCTGATGGGCGTTGCCGCGCTCGCCGTCGCCGGTCTCGGCTGGTGGGGCGTCAGCTACGTAACAACCGGCCGCTACCTGGTCTCGACCGACGATGCCTATGTGCGCGCCGACACGACGACGCTTGCCGCCAAGGTGTCCGGCTATGTGGCACAGGTCACGGTGGGCGATAACGAATATGTCCGGGCCGGCGACGTGATCGCCCGCATCGACGATGGCGACTACCGGCTCGCGCTCGAGTCGGCGCGGGAAAAGGTCGCGACGCAGGAAGCGACCGTCGCCCGCTTCGGCCGCCAGATTGAGGCCCAGCAGGCCATGGTGACGCAGTCCCAGGCCCAGCTCACCTCAGCGCAGGCGCAGGCCAAGCGCGCCCAGCTCGAACTCGAACGGCAGTTGAAGCTCGCCGGCAACGCCTTCGCCAGCCAGCAAACACTCGAACAGGCCCAGTCCAGTCGCGATCAGGCGGACGCCTCCGTTGCCGCGGCCAACGCTGCGGTGGTCGCCGCGATCGCCAATGTCGATGTGCTTAAAGCGCAGCAAGTAGAAGCCGCGCGCACGCTCGACGAACTGAAGACCGCGCAGGCCAAGGCCGAGCGCGACCTGTCCTTCACGGAAATCCGCGCGCCGATCGATGGCGTCATCGGTAACCGCGCCGCCAAGGTCGGCGACTTCATGCAGACTGCCCAGCGCTTTGCCAGTCTGGTGCCGCTCGATGATGTCTATATCGACGCCAACTTCAAAGAGACACAGCTGACGCGGCTGCGGCCCGGCCAGCCGGTTGAGGTCAGCGTCGATGCGCTGCCTGAGCACGATATCGAGGGCACGGTCGCCAGCATGTCGCCGGCTTCCGGCTCGGTGTTCTCGCTGCTGCCGCCGGACAACGCCACCGGCAACTTCACCAAGATCGTGCAGCGCATTCCGGTGCGTATCAAGGTGCCGGCCGACGTCGCCAACCGCAAGCTGTTGCGGCCCGGCATGTCGGTCATCGTCAAGGTCAACACCAAGTCGGCCGACAAAACCTCGGTAGCCGACGGTCGAGCATGGTTCGCGGCGAAGGCCGCGGACGCGCCGAAGCAATCGGCGCTCAACGAACAGTCTCTCCGGCGCTAG
- a CDS encoding lysophospholipid acyltransferase family protein, producing the protein MPLTKRIVASAAFQSAAGSIAANYLRLVWATSRIVRDPPYMYEEVETPAIIAFWHGQHFLAPFIKRKNESHRTKVLISRHRDGEINARAAEKLGIETIRGSGAHNGEFHRKGGTVAFTAMRDALAEGYNVALTADVPKVSRVCGMGVIKLAQHSGRPIYPIAIASSRRIELDNWDKSAINLPFSRIAFCGCGPFLVPADADDALLESKRKEIEAALNTMTERAYAIADGKPVPPMPQLGDIAAKVTSAKGLPT; encoded by the coding sequence ATGCCATTGACGAAGCGGATCGTTGCATCGGCCGCGTTTCAGTCCGCCGCGGGATCGATCGCCGCGAACTATCTGCGCCTGGTGTGGGCCACCAGCCGCATCGTGCGCGACCCGCCTTACATGTACGAGGAAGTCGAGACGCCGGCGATCATCGCCTTCTGGCACGGTCAGCATTTCCTCGCGCCCTTCATCAAGCGCAAGAACGAAAGCCATCGCACCAAGGTGCTGATCTCGCGGCACCGCGACGGCGAGATCAATGCCCGCGCCGCCGAGAAACTCGGCATCGAGACCATTCGCGGCTCCGGAGCGCATAACGGCGAGTTTCACCGCAAGGGCGGCACCGTCGCCTTTACCGCCATGCGCGACGCGCTGGCCGAAGGCTACAATGTCGCACTCACCGCCGACGTGCCGAAGGTATCGCGCGTCTGCGGCATGGGCGTGATCAAACTGGCGCAGCATTCCGGCCGCCCTATCTATCCGATCGCCATCGCATCGTCCCGGCGCATCGAACTCGACAACTGGGACAAGAGCGCCATCAATCTGCCGTTTTCGCGCATCGCCTTCTGTGGCTGCGGTCCGTTCCTCGTGCCAGCCGATGCCGACGATGCGTTGCTCGAGTCCAAACGGAAGGAAATCGAGGCCGCCCTGAATACAATGACCGAGCGCGCCTATGCCATCGCCGATGGCAAGCCGGTGCCGCCGATGCCGCAGCTCGGAGACATTGCGGCCAAGGTTACGTCGGCAAAGGGCCTGCCGACATGA
- a CDS encoding 3-deoxy-D-manno-octulosonic acid transferase: protein MSSTHLSLVLHTYRVLSRLATPLAPVLLARRLKRGKEVSDRLGERYGRSKLERPPGALVWLHGASVGELVSALPLIERIAAQGVNILVTSGTVTSAEMAGRRLPPGVIHQFVPLDAPLYMRRFLDRWRPDLALLVESDLWPNMVIETSQRGVPMILINGRMSEASFNRWQRLPRTIFNLLRRFDLCLAGTPTDALRLTELGAPRVVTTGNLKLDVPAPPADAAKLQALGDAIGNRPLIAAASTHPGEDAPMIEAHLRLRGNFPGLLTLIAPRHPERGEEIMNLAREAGLSAAQRSLGEPLTATTEIYVADTMGELGLIYRLAEAVFVGGSLVEHGGQNPIEPAKLGAAILHGPHVWNFADIYDALDGAHGAEHVEDANHLTAAFAALLASDETRKSVTTAARRTVDALGGALARTLQSLDPYLMHLMLRGRGDHA, encoded by the coding sequence ATGAGCAGCACGCATCTCAGCCTGGTGTTGCATACCTACCGCGTGCTCTCGCGGCTGGCGACGCCGCTGGCGCCGGTGCTGCTGGCGCGCCGTTTGAAGCGCGGCAAGGAAGTCAGCGATCGCCTCGGCGAGCGCTATGGCCGCAGCAAGCTTGAACGTCCGCCAGGTGCGCTGGTCTGGCTGCATGGCGCCAGCGTCGGTGAACTCGTCAGTGCGCTGCCATTGATCGAGCGGATCGCCGCCCAGGGCGTCAACATACTTGTGACGTCAGGCACGGTGACATCGGCCGAGATGGCGGGACGCCGGCTGCCGCCTGGCGTCATCCATCAATTCGTACCGCTCGATGCGCCACTGTATATGCGTCGCTTCCTCGATCGCTGGCGGCCCGACCTGGCGCTGCTCGTCGAGTCCGATCTGTGGCCGAACATGGTTATCGAGACATCGCAGCGCGGCGTGCCGATGATCCTCATCAATGGCCGTATGTCGGAAGCCTCGTTCAATCGCTGGCAGCGCCTGCCGCGAACCATCTTCAACCTGCTGCGCCGCTTCGATCTCTGCCTCGCCGGCACCCCGACCGATGCGCTGCGCCTGACCGAACTCGGCGCGCCGCGCGTCGTCACCACCGGCAACCTCAAGCTCGACGTACCGGCGCCGCCGGCCGATGCCGCAAAACTGCAGGCGCTCGGCGATGCCATCGGCAACCGGCCGCTGATCGCAGCGGCCTCGACCCATCCGGGCGAAGACGCCCCGATGATCGAGGCGCATCTTCGGCTCCGCGGCAATTTCCCCGGCCTGCTGACCTTAATCGCGCCGCGCCATCCGGAGCGCGGCGAAGAAATCATGAACCTCGCGCGCGAGGCCGGGCTGAGCGCGGCGCAGCGTTCGCTCGGCGAGCCGCTCACTGCCACGACGGAGATCTATGTCGCGGATACGATGGGCGAACTCGGCCTGATCTATCGGCTGGCGGAAGCGGTGTTCGTCGGCGGCTCGCTGGTCGAGCATGGCGGACAGAATCCGATCGAGCCGGCCAAGTTAGGAGCCGCGATCCTGCACGGCCCGCATGTCTGGAATTTCGCCGACATCTACGACGCCCTCGACGGCGCCCACGGCGCCGAACACGTCGAAGACGCCAACCACCTCACCGCCGCCTTCGCCGCGCTGCTGGCGAGCGATGAAACGCGCAAGAGCGTGACCACCGCGGCGCGCCGCACCGTCGATGCGCTCGGCGGCGCGCTGGCGCGCACGCTGCAGTCGCTCGATCCTTATCTGATGCATCTGATGCTGCGCGGGCGAGGCGACCATGCGTGA
- a CDS encoding 3'(2'),5'-bisphosphate nucleotidase CysQ, with product MRAPLEAILREAGEIALETSRREFRRWTKGHDNSPVSEADLAVNDFLKDRLPALVPHAGWLSEETEDDPAARATDTIWIVDPIDGTRAFITKRPDWTICVALVDRGRPQLAGIYAPVTNEMFVAAADLGATRNGVPITVSSGGDLSGARLAGPRRYIDRLAALSSGAQPQPKVHSLALRLTRVAEGAFDVALSSPGSHDWDLAAADLLIHEAGGILTDIAGRGLRYNLPEPTHGALVAASTDRHGALIDLMRDRLPEFV from the coding sequence TTGCGCGCGCCCCTTGAAGCGATCCTGCGCGAGGCCGGTGAGATTGCGCTCGAGACGTCGCGCCGCGAGTTCAGGCGCTGGACCAAGGGCCACGACAACTCGCCAGTGAGCGAGGCCGACCTCGCCGTCAACGACTTCCTCAAGGACCGGTTGCCGGCACTGGTCCCCCATGCCGGCTGGCTGTCGGAAGAGACCGAGGATGACCCGGCGGCACGTGCCACCGATACGATCTGGATCGTCGACCCCATCGACGGCACCCGCGCCTTTATCACCAAGCGCCCCGACTGGACGATCTGCGTGGCGCTGGTCGATCGCGGCCGACCGCAGCTTGCCGGTATTTATGCGCCGGTGACCAACGAGATGTTTGTTGCCGCCGCCGACCTCGGCGCAACCCGCAACGGCGTACCGATCACTGTCAGCAGCGGCGGCGATCTGAGCGGCGCGCGGCTCGCTGGCCCGCGACGGTATATCGATCGTCTGGCGGCACTCTCGTCCGGTGCGCAACCGCAACCCAAGGTCCACTCGCTGGCACTGCGGCTGACGCGCGTTGCAGAGGGCGCATTCGATGTCGCCCTGTCGTCACCCGGGAGTCACGATTGGGATTTAGCTGCTGCCGACCTTCTCATCCACGAGGCCGGCGGCATTCTGACCGATATCGCCGGCCGCGGCCTGCGCTATAACCTGCCGGAACCGACCCATGGGGCGTTGGTCGCCGCGAGCACCGACCGCCATGGCGCTCTCATCGACCTGATGCGTGACCGTTTGCCGGAATTCGTCTAA
- a CDS encoding DHA2 family efflux MFS transporter permease subunit: MRTPGAIAALPDVASSPTRGAGSADTLPARRVGAFVVMCFGMFMAILDIQIVSASLSEIQAGLSASADEIPWVQTSYLVAEVIAIPLSGYLSRALGTRALFTVSAAGFTVASIMCGLSSSINGMIVWRAIQGFVGGGMVPTVFAAAYIIFPGPRQKMVAPVVGLIATLAPTIGPTVGGYVTEALSWHWLFFVNIVPGIAVAMLSWTLIDIDEPDYSLLQKFDWWGLISMAGFLGALEFVLEEGPRKDWLDDGEILVMAVVAAVSAVAFFARSLMAANPIVDLRAFSNRNFALGSLFSFVMGIGLYGLTYLYPLYLAQIRGYNALMIGETMFVSGVAMFLAAPVVGQLTQRFDPRYILIAGFLLFAAGTWQMSYITADWDFYELLWPQIFRGVGLMAAMVPVTNTALGTLPRERLKNASGLFNLMRNLGGALGLAYVTTVLNERTDLHITRLHEAVNPTSVAANETLQKLTELFGGGADASLQALKKMTQMAHQQASVMGYADVFWALTVMFVALAALGLTMRKPAAPAAGAAGGH; the protein is encoded by the coding sequence ATGCGTACGCCTGGTGCCATCGCCGCGCTTCCGGATGTCGCGAGTTCCCCGACTCGCGGCGCCGGGAGCGCGGATACTTTACCGGCGCGCCGCGTCGGCGCTTTCGTCGTGATGTGCTTCGGCATGTTCATGGCGATCCTCGACATCCAGATCGTTTCGGCGTCGCTGTCTGAGATCCAGGCGGGTCTGTCGGCCTCCGCCGATGAGATCCCATGGGTGCAGACGTCATATCTGGTGGCGGAAGTGATCGCGATTCCGTTGTCCGGCTATCTGTCGCGCGCGCTGGGAACGCGCGCGTTGTTCACTGTCTCCGCGGCTGGCTTCACCGTCGCCAGCATCATGTGCGGCCTGTCGTCGTCGATCAACGGCATGATCGTATGGCGCGCTATTCAAGGTTTCGTTGGCGGCGGCATGGTCCCCACCGTGTTCGCCGCTGCCTACATCATCTTCCCGGGTCCCCGGCAGAAGATGGTGGCCCCGGTGGTCGGGCTGATCGCAACCCTTGCCCCCACGATCGGCCCGACCGTCGGCGGTTACGTAACCGAGGCGCTATCCTGGCACTGGTTGTTCTTCGTCAACATCGTCCCCGGCATTGCCGTGGCGATGCTCTCATGGACGCTGATCGATATCGACGAGCCGGATTATTCCCTGCTGCAGAAGTTCGATTGGTGGGGTCTGATATCGATGGCCGGCTTTCTCGGCGCGCTTGAGTTCGTGCTGGAGGAGGGGCCGCGCAAGGACTGGCTCGATGACGGCGAAATCCTCGTGATGGCCGTCGTGGCGGCGGTCTCGGCGGTTGCATTTTTCGCCCGCTCGCTGATGGCCGCCAATCCGATCGTCGATCTGCGCGCTTTCTCCAATCGAAACTTCGCGCTCGGCAGCTTGTTCTCCTTTGTGATGGGAATCGGGCTTTACGGCCTGACCTATCTTTATCCACTCTATCTCGCACAGATTCGCGGCTACAACGCGCTGATGATCGGCGAGACCATGTTCGTCTCCGGCGTTGCGATGTTCCTGGCCGCGCCGGTGGTTGGCCAACTGACGCAGCGCTTCGATCCGCGTTACATTCTGATCGCGGGTTTCCTGCTGTTCGCAGCCGGCACCTGGCAGATGAGCTACATCACCGCCGACTGGGATTTCTACGAACTGCTGTGGCCCCAGATTTTCCGCGGTGTCGGCCTGATGGCGGCGATGGTGCCGGTGACCAATACGGCGCTGGGCACACTGCCGCGCGAGCGGCTCAAGAACGCCTCGGGACTGTTCAACCTGATGCGCAATCTCGGCGGCGCGCTGGGCCTCGCCTATGTGACGACGGTGCTCAACGAACGGACCGATCTGCACATCACGCGGCTGCACGAAGCGGTCAATCCGACCAGTGTCGCGGCCAACGAGACGTTACAGAAGCTGACGGAGCTGTTCGGCGGCGGCGCCGACGCGTCATTGCAGGCGCTGAAGAAGATGACGCAAATGGCGCATCAGCAGGCCTCGGTCATGGGCTATGCCGACGTGTTCTGGGCGCTGACCGTGATGTTCGTCGCGCTGGCCGCGCTCGGCCTGACCATGCGCAAGCCCGCCGCTCCCGCGGCCGGTGCGGCCGGCGGGCACTGA
- a CDS encoding TldD/PmbA family protein yields the protein MLAPAKSLFDQSVLTERAEKLVKAALAAGANAADAVAVRGLSQSIEVRDGQVEESESSEGDDLGLRVLVGKRQAVVSTNDTSPDGFQTLAERAVAMARVAPEDKFAGLAEAELLARDFPDLDLIDDKLPTVADLEAMARKAEEAALAVKGVSKSGGASASAGIGGMVLVTSHGFRGAYLGSRHGVSVMAIAGEGTGMERDYDYSSTLHAADLESPDAIGRSAGERAVARLNPRKVTTRKVPVVFDPRVASSLVSHLAGAINGSSIARKTSFLRDKMGAKLFADGIRIIDDPLRKRGLRSHPFDGEGVAGRKLALIDDGVLTTWILDCATARELGLKTTGHAARGASSTPSPSASNLHMEPGKLSPEELIADIKDGFYVTDLIGSGVNGVTGDYSRGASGFWIENGQRTYAVSEVTIAGHLLDMFKGLTPANDLVFKHATNAPTIRLEGLTVAGQ from the coding sequence ATGCTCGCCCCGGCCAAGTCACTCTTCGATCAATCCGTGCTTACCGAGCGCGCCGAAAAGCTGGTGAAAGCGGCTCTGGCCGCCGGCGCCAACGCCGCGGATGCGGTGGCCGTCCGCGGCCTGTCGCAGTCGATCGAAGTGCGTGACGGCCAGGTTGAGGAAAGCGAAAGCTCGGAAGGCGACGATCTCGGCCTGCGCGTGCTGGTCGGCAAGCGCCAGGCGGTGGTCTCCACCAACGACACCTCGCCGGACGGCTTCCAGACCTTGGCCGAGCGCGCGGTCGCGATGGCGCGCGTCGCGCCCGAGGACAAGTTCGCCGGCCTCGCCGAAGCCGAACTGCTGGCCCGCGATTTTCCCGATCTCGATCTCATCGACGACAAGCTGCCGACCGTTGCCGATCTCGAAGCGATGGCGCGCAAGGCCGAAGAAGCAGCGCTCGCGGTCAAGGGCGTCAGCAAGTCCGGCGGCGCTTCGGCCTCGGCCGGTATCGGCGGCATGGTGCTGGTGACCAGCCACGGCTTCCGCGGCGCCTACCTCGGCTCGCGCCACGGCGTGTCGGTAATGGCCATCGCCGGTGAGGGCACCGGCATGGAACGCGACTACGATTATTCCTCGACGCTGCATGCCGCGGACCTGGAAAGTCCGGACGCCATCGGCCGCAGTGCGGGCGAGCGTGCGGTGGCGCGCCTCAATCCGCGCAAGGTCACGACGCGCAAGGTGCCTGTGGTGTTCGATCCGCGCGTCGCAAGTTCGCTGGTCTCACATCTGGCGGGCGCCATCAATGGTTCGTCGATCGCGCGCAAGACGTCGTTTCTGCGCGACAAGATGGGCGCCAAATTGTTCGCCGACGGCATCCGCATCATCGACGATCCGCTGCGCAAGCGCGGCCTGCGCTCGCATCCGTTCGACGGCGAAGGCGTCGCCGGCAGGAAACTGGCGCTCATTGATGACGGAGTGCTCACGACCTGGATCCTCGATTGTGCCACGGCGCGCGAACTCGGCCTCAAGACCACCGGCCACGCCGCGCGCGGCGCCTCATCGACGCCGTCACCATCGGCTTCAAACCTGCACATGGAGCCTGGCAAGCTGTCGCCCGAAGAACTGATCGCCGACATCAAGGACGGCTTCTACGTAACCGACCTGATCGGCAGCGGCGTCAACGGCGTCACAGGCGATTACAGCCGCGGCGCCTCCGGCTTCTGGATCGAGAACGGCCAGCGCACCTATGCGGTGAGCGAAGTCACCATCGCCGGCCATCTCCTCGACATGTTCAAGGGCCTGACACCGGCCAACGACCTCGTCTTCAAGCATGCGACCAACGCGCCGACCATTCGGCTGGAGGGACTGACGGTTGCAGGTCAGTAA